The Oceanispirochaeta sp. genome includes a region encoding these proteins:
- the nadB gene encoding L-aspartate oxidase, which yields MPENDQFDVIILGTGISGLASAITASEKGLKVGIFSKSKDLEETNTLYAQGGIVGTGRDDSPSLLAEDIIKTGDFLNSTEAVNLLSQTGPGLVDEYLVEKLGIPFSRDSEGKLDLAREAVHSVRRIYYDRDTSGKAIEEGMLSYVKKMKGIQIFPFHMAIDLISSCHHSTDTQARYGTNRIIGAYILNCETKAVSPVFGAAVVLATGGIGHLYLHSSNPSVATGDGIAMAYQAGASLINSEYVQFHPTTLYHRDAENFLISEAVRGEGAILINKKGEPFMERYNPSLKDLAPRDEVARSIYMEMERCGSSYVYLDTPRMSIDIRKRFPGIYSKCLDVGLDITKEPIPVVPAAHYFCGGVKVNMDGQTTIPGLYAVGETACTGVHGANRLASISLLEGLVLGLRSGWSISEKAERPTLQMRRSIPQWIFPENEDKVDPILIKSDVHTIKSLMWNYVGIIRSTKRLSRALSDLNYHAHRIDRFYRQAGLTRDLVELRNSVLAASVITKAAYNNRHSRGCHFIVRGEAPHEES from the coding sequence AAAGGATTGAAAGTCGGAATTTTCAGTAAATCGAAAGACCTTGAGGAGACAAATACTCTCTATGCCCAGGGGGGGATTGTCGGTACAGGTCGTGATGACAGTCCCTCACTTCTCGCTGAGGATATCATCAAGACCGGAGATTTTCTCAATAGCACGGAGGCTGTGAATCTCCTATCCCAGACTGGTCCCGGGCTCGTGGACGAATATCTTGTGGAAAAATTGGGAATTCCTTTTTCAAGAGACAGTGAAGGAAAACTGGATCTGGCTCGTGAGGCCGTTCATTCTGTGCGTCGTATCTACTATGACAGGGATACCAGCGGGAAAGCTATTGAAGAAGGCATGCTGTCTTATGTCAAAAAAATGAAGGGCATACAGATTTTCCCCTTCCATATGGCAATCGACCTTATTTCCAGCTGTCATCATTCTACGGATACTCAGGCCCGATATGGTACGAACCGTATCATCGGAGCCTATATCCTGAACTGTGAAACAAAAGCGGTGAGTCCTGTCTTTGGAGCTGCTGTCGTTCTCGCAACAGGGGGGATCGGGCATCTGTATCTCCATTCTTCCAATCCCTCGGTGGCAACCGGTGACGGCATCGCCATGGCTTATCAGGCAGGTGCCAGTCTGATCAATTCAGAATATGTTCAGTTTCATCCTACGACTCTTTATCACCGGGATGCAGAAAACTTTCTGATTTCAGAGGCTGTCAGGGGAGAGGGGGCTATTCTTATCAACAAAAAGGGGGAACCCTTTATGGAGAGATACAATCCGAGTCTCAAAGATCTGGCACCCCGGGATGAAGTTGCCCGGTCCATTTATATGGAGATGGAGCGCTGCGGTTCCTCCTATGTCTATCTGGATACCCCTCGGATGTCTATTGATATTAGAAAGCGGTTTCCCGGAATTTACAGCAAGTGTCTGGATGTCGGCCTGGATATCACGAAAGAACCTATTCCTGTTGTTCCTGCGGCTCACTATTTCTGCGGTGGAGTCAAGGTGAATATGGATGGACAAACAACGATTCCCGGTTTGTATGCCGTGGGAGAGACAGCCTGTACCGGGGTTCATGGTGCTAATCGTCTGGCATCGATTTCTCTCCTGGAGGGGCTTGTCCTGGGACTCCGTTCGGGCTGGTCTATTTCTGAGAAAGCTGAGAGACCCACCCTTCAGATGCGGCGGTCCATTCCTCAATGGATTTTTCCTGAGAACGAGGATAAAGTGGATCCCATCCTGATCAAAAGTGATGTCCATACAATTAAGAGCCTTATGTGGAATTATGTGGGCATTATCCGATCCACCAAACGCCTGTCCAGAGCTCTGTCTGATTTGAATTATCACGCCCATCGAATCGACCGTTTTTATCGGCAGGCCGGACTGACCAGAGATCTGGTCGAGCTTCGAAACTCAGTTCTCGCCGCATCGGTTATAACCAAGGCCGCCTATAATAACCGTCATTCCCGGGGCTGTCATTTTATTGTCAGAGGGGAAGCTCCTCATGAAGAGAGTTAG